In Brevundimonas subvibrioides, a genomic segment contains:
- the phhA gene encoding phenylalanine 4-monooxygenase, with translation MADFEHVFQSPPEGAAADWTISQNWRAYTQVEHDTWDTLYARQMEILPGRAADAFMKGLNALDLNTGGIPDFALMNPKLKALTGWTVVCVPGLVPDEVFFDHLANRRFPSGQFIRKADQLDYLQEPDIFHDVFGHVPMLTDPDFADYMQAYGKGGQRAQSLGMLRNLARLYWYTVEFGLIDQGEGLRIYGAGIVSSASESVFALEDPSPNRIAFDLERIMRTDYRIDDFQQVYFVIPSIEALNDATLEDFGPIYDRLKGQTDIGITAIQPYDRVVTRGTQAYAAKGGRFAA, from the coding sequence ATGGCCGATTTCGAACACGTCTTTCAAAGCCCACCCGAAGGCGCGGCCGCCGACTGGACGATCAGCCAGAACTGGCGGGCCTATACCCAGGTCGAGCACGACACCTGGGACACCCTGTACGCGCGGCAGATGGAGATTCTGCCCGGTAGGGCCGCCGACGCCTTCATGAAGGGGCTTAACGCGCTGGACCTGAACACCGGCGGTATCCCGGATTTCGCCCTGATGAATCCGAAGCTGAAGGCCCTGACCGGCTGGACTGTGGTGTGCGTGCCCGGATTGGTGCCGGACGAGGTGTTCTTCGACCACCTGGCCAACCGGCGCTTCCCGTCGGGGCAGTTCATCCGCAAGGCCGACCAGCTGGATTACCTGCAGGAACCGGACATCTTCCACGACGTCTTCGGCCATGTGCCGATGCTGACCGACCCCGACTTCGCCGACTATATGCAGGCCTATGGCAAGGGTGGGCAGCGGGCACAGAGCCTGGGCATGCTGAGGAACCTGGCCCGGCTGTACTGGTATACGGTCGAGTTCGGCCTGATCGACCAGGGCGAGGGCCTGCGGATCTACGGCGCGGGCATCGTGTCCTCGGCGTCCGAGAGCGTGTTCGCGCTGGAGGACCCATCGCCCAACCGCATCGCCTTCGACCTGGAGCGGATCATGCGGACCGACTATCGCATCGACGACTTCCAGCAGGTCTATTTCGTCATCCCCTCGATCGAGGCCCTGAACGACGCGACGCTGGAAGACTTCGGCCCGATCTACGACCGGCTGAAGGGCCAGACCGACATCGGCATCACGGCCATCCAGCCTTACGACCGGGTCGTCACGCGCGGTACACAGGCCTATGCGGCCAAGGGCGGGAGGTTCGCGGCATGA
- a CDS encoding hydrolase, protein MRILPQDHAALDLVGRGAAVLIDRAVAWSNVNSGSDNPDGLNDMLALLEAEAGRLPAEVARIPTQGFSTVADDGTVSPQARADALKITARPDAPIQVVLTGHYDTVYPADSAFQTVVNRPDGALNGPGIADMKGGISVMLGALAAFETHPARDGVGWTVLLSPDEEIGSPASAPLLAELGARGHVGMTYEPALADGTLAGARKGSGNFHLIVSGKAAHAGRAFHEGANAVAGAAIVAASLHALNGRREGVTVNVARISGGGALNVVADNAVVRFNVRVPDARAAAWITDAIAEIVASPPFDGLTLDLHGGMTRAPKPMDASQTALFEAVRETGALLGQTIAWSPSGGVCEGNNLHAAGLPNIDTLGVRGGLIHSPEEFAWPDSFVERARLSTLMLCKIASGEIDALKLKSLRLNPPPSGEGDREAVEGANPGHGSSRQAPSVAARHLPQRGRIP, encoded by the coding sequence ATGCGGATTCTCCCACAGGATCATGCCGCCCTCGACCTGGTCGGGCGGGGCGCGGCGGTCCTGATCGATCGTGCGGTCGCCTGGTCGAACGTCAATTCCGGCAGTGACAATCCCGACGGCCTGAACGACATGTTGGCCCTGCTGGAGGCCGAGGCCGGCCGCCTGCCCGCCGAGGTCGCCCGCATCCCCACCCAGGGCTTTTCCACCGTGGCCGACGACGGCACCGTTAGCCCCCAGGCCCGCGCAGACGCCCTGAAAATCACCGCCCGCCCCGATGCGCCGATCCAGGTCGTCCTGACCGGCCACTATGACACCGTCTATCCGGCCGACAGCGCCTTCCAGACGGTCGTAAACCGTCCCGACGGTGCCCTGAACGGCCCGGGCATCGCAGACATGAAGGGCGGCATCTCGGTCATGCTCGGGGCCCTGGCCGCCTTCGAAACCCACCCCGCCCGCGACGGCGTGGGCTGGACCGTCCTGCTGTCCCCGGACGAGGAGATCGGCTCGCCCGCCTCTGCCCCCCTTCTGGCCGAACTGGGCGCGCGCGGTCATGTCGGCATGACCTACGAACCCGCCCTGGCCGACGGCACCCTGGCGGGGGCGAGGAAGGGCAGCGGCAACTTCCACCTGATCGTGTCGGGAAAGGCCGCCCACGCCGGTCGCGCCTTCCACGAAGGTGCCAACGCCGTCGCCGGGGCCGCCATCGTCGCCGCATCGCTTCACGCGCTGAACGGCCGGCGTGAAGGCGTGACGGTCAATGTCGCGCGCATCTCGGGCGGCGGGGCGCTGAACGTCGTGGCCGACAATGCGGTCGTCCGCTTCAACGTCCGCGTCCCGGACGCCCGGGCCGCCGCCTGGATCACCGACGCCATCGCCGAAATCGTCGCGTCGCCCCCGTTCGACGGCCTGACCCTGGACCTGCACGGCGGCATGACCCGCGCGCCCAAGCCGATGGATGCGTCCCAGACCGCCCTGTTCGAGGCAGTGCGCGAAACCGGTGCTCTGCTGGGCCAGACCATCGCCTGGTCGCCCTCGGGCGGCGTCTGCGAGGGCAACAACCTGCACGCGGCGGGCCTGCCCAATATCGACACTCTAGGCGTCCGGGGCGGCCTGATCCACTCGCCCGAGGAGTTCGCCTGGCCCGACAGCTTCGTCGAGCGCGCCCGGCTGTCGACCCTGATGCTGTGCAAGATCGCGTCCGGCGAGATCGACGCGCTGAAACTGAAGTCGCTGCGTCTCAATCCTCCCCCATCGGGGGAGGGGGACCGCGAAGCGGTGGAGGGGGCCAACCCCGGACACGGCTCTTCGCGGCAAGCCCCTTCCGTCGCTGCGCGCCACCTCCCCCAACGGGGGAGGATCCCGTAA
- the hspQ gene encoding heat shock protein HspQ, giving the protein MTQSLTAKFGLGQIVRHREDSFRGVVVDVDPVYAGPASEPGPDQRDQPFYRVLAMGEDTGFLVYAAEAVLEPDTEIAPMNAADRARWFTIDAAGHHAPRAQPIH; this is encoded by the coding sequence ATGACCCAGTCCCTGACTGCCAAATTCGGCCTCGGCCAGATCGTGCGCCACCGCGAGGACTCGTTTCGCGGGGTCGTGGTCGATGTCGACCCTGTCTATGCCGGCCCCGCCAGCGAGCCCGGCCCGGACCAGCGGGACCAGCCCTTCTATCGCGTCCTGGCCATGGGCGAGGACACAGGCTTCCTGGTCTATGCCGCCGAGGCGGTGCTGGAGCCCGACACGGAGATCGCCCCGATGAATGCCGCCGATCGCGCCCGGTGGTTCACCATCGACGCCGCCGGCCACCACGCACCGAGGGCCCAGCCCATTCATTGA
- a CDS encoding arginine N-succinyltransferase, with protein sequence MLVVRPAGPADLDHLLELAILSGPGFTSLPEDPDQLAERLDLSRDSFEGTLPPQERWYTLMMEETDTGDVDGIASVKAAVGLNRPFFSFRLVNNASSSPSLDIRLEHQTLQLVNECTGWSEVGSLFLKADRRKGGAGRLLSQSRYMLIGAEPDLFAETVLAELRGVFTPDGACPFWDHVAHKFFPMPFDQADMMTGSTDKQFILDLAPRHPIYVELLPEPARAVIGKVHPQGVAAMALLESEGFRPNGLIDIFDAGPTVSCPRDHIRTVRDARRLTASVVDDVEAELPSLVSTDSVGDFRAVRGRAAIDGDTVRLPAEVAEALKVRTGDTVRVKS encoded by the coding sequence ATGCTCGTCGTCCGCCCCGCCGGTCCCGCCGACCTGGATCACCTGCTCGAATTGGCCATCCTGTCCGGGCCGGGCTTCACCAGCCTGCCTGAAGATCCGGACCAGCTCGCCGAGCGGCTGGATCTCAGCCGCGACAGCTTCGAAGGCACGCTGCCGCCGCAAGAGCGCTGGTACACATTGATGATGGAGGAGACCGACACCGGCGACGTGGACGGCATCGCCTCGGTCAAGGCGGCGGTGGGGCTGAACCGGCCCTTCTTCTCGTTCCGGCTGGTGAACAACGCCTCGTCCTCGCCCTCGCTGGACATCAGGCTGGAGCACCAGACGCTGCAGCTGGTCAACGAATGCACCGGCTGGAGCGAGGTCGGCTCGCTGTTCCTGAAGGCCGACCGGCGCAAGGGCGGCGCGGGGCGGCTGCTGTCACAGTCCCGCTACATGCTGATCGGTGCCGAGCCCGACCTGTTCGCCGAGACGGTCCTCGCAGAGCTGCGCGGCGTCTTCACCCCCGACGGGGCCTGCCCCTTCTGGGACCACGTCGCGCACAAATTCTTTCCCATGCCGTTCGACCAGGCGGACATGATGACGGGCTCGACCGACAAGCAGTTCATCCTCGACCTCGCCCCGCGCCACCCGATCTATGTCGAGTTGCTGCCCGAGCCCGCCCGCGCCGTGATCGGCAAGGTGCACCCCCAGGGGGTGGCGGCCATGGCCTTGCTGGAGAGCGAAGGCTTCCGCCCCAACGGCCTGATCGACATCTTCGATGCCGGCCCCACCGTCAGCTGCCCCCGCGACCACATCCGCACCGTCCGCGACGCCCGCCGCCTGACGGCCTCCGTGGTCGACGACGTCGAGGCCGAGCTGCCGTCGCTGGTATCGACCGACAGCGTCGGCGACTTCCGCGCGGTGCGAGGCCGGGCCGCGATCGACGGCGACACCGTGCGCCTGCCCGCCGAGGTGGCAGAGGCCCTGAAAGTGCGCACGGGCGACACCGTGCGCGTGAAATCCTGA
- a CDS encoding MFS transporter, translating to MTDTTPTIMTPARRLKNIIGGSAGNLVEWFDWFAYAAFTVYFAPVFFPKGEPTAQLLSTAAIFAVGFLMRPIGAWVMGVYADRKGRKAGLTLSVSLMCAGSLLIACTPGYATIGIAAPVLLLIARMMQGLSVGGEYGSSATYLSEMATAKDRGFWSSFQYVTLISGQLLALMLLILLQRTLGEDALSDWAWRIPFFVGAALAVVVFWLRRGLDETTAFKDPGTRAAPKSSALELVLRHPKEALIVIGLTAGGTLAFYTYTTYLQKFLTNTSGFSKAQATEISAAALFLFMLLQPAVGALSDRIGRKPVMIAFGVMGLVCTVPIMSTLAVTTNPFAAFILSLAALVIVSGYTAINAVVKAELFPAHIRALGVALPYAIANAVFGGTAEYVALWFKLDGRESLYFWYVTAMIGISLITYVLMRDTKAKSLIVED from the coding sequence ATGACCGATACGACCCCCACCATCATGACCCCCGCCCGCCGCCTGAAGAACATCATCGGCGGCTCGGCCGGCAATCTGGTTGAGTGGTTCGACTGGTTCGCCTATGCGGCCTTCACCGTCTATTTCGCCCCGGTCTTCTTCCCGAAGGGCGAGCCGACCGCCCAGCTGCTGAGCACCGCCGCCATCTTTGCCGTCGGCTTCCTGATGCGCCCCATCGGGGCCTGGGTGATGGGGGTCTATGCCGACCGCAAGGGGCGCAAGGCCGGCCTGACGCTGTCGGTCAGCCTGATGTGCGCGGGCTCCCTGCTGATCGCCTGCACGCCGGGCTATGCCACCATCGGCATCGCCGCCCCCGTCCTGCTGCTGATCGCCCGCATGATGCAGGGCCTGAGCGTCGGCGGCGAATACGGTTCCAGCGCCACCTATCTGTCCGAGATGGCGACGGCGAAAGATCGCGGCTTCTGGTCCAGCTTCCAGTACGTCACCCTGATCTCGGGCCAGCTGCTGGCCCTGATGCTGCTGATCCTGCTGCAGAGGACCCTGGGCGAGGATGCCCTGTCGGACTGGGCCTGGCGCATCCCCTTCTTCGTCGGCGCGGCCCTGGCGGTCGTGGTGTTCTGGCTGCGCCGGGGCCTGGACGAGACCACCGCCTTCAAGGACCCGGGCACCCGCGCCGCGCCGAAATCCAGCGCGCTGGAGCTGGTCCTGCGCCATCCGAAGGAGGCGCTGATCGTCATCGGCCTGACGGCTGGCGGGACGCTGGCCTTCTATACCTACACGACCTACCTGCAGAAATTCCTGACCAACACGTCCGGGTTCTCCAAGGCCCAGGCGACCGAGATCAGCGCCGCCGCCCTGTTCCTCTTCATGCTGCTGCAGCCCGCCGTAGGGGCGCTGTCGGACCGGATCGGCCGCAAGCCGGTGATGATCGCCTTCGGGGTGATGGGTCTGGTCTGCACCGTGCCGATCATGAGCACTTTGGCGGTCACGACCAACCCCTTCGCCGCCTTCATCCTGAGCCTTGCCGCCCTGGTGATCGTCTCCGGCTACACCGCCATCAATGCGGTGGTGAAGGCCGAGCTGTTCCCCGCCCATATCCGGGCGCTGGGCGTCGCCCTGCCCTATGCGATCGCCAATGCCGTGTTCGGCGGCACGGCCGAATACGTCGCCCTGTGGTTCAAGCTGGACGGTCGCGAGAGCCTGTATTTCTGGTACGTCACCGCCATGATCGGGATTTCGCTGATCACCTACGTCCTGATGCGGGATACGAAGGCGAAGAGTCTCATTGTTGAGGATTAG
- the astD gene encoding succinylglutamate-semialdehyde dehydrogenase codes for MTDGKLYIDGRWTEGAGDGFASFDPATEGRVWRGNEASTAQVGTAVEAARAAFPDWADRPRADRIDAMKRYQAALKARAPAFAEAISRETGKALWETTAELGSMAGKVDLSIRAYDERTGERTAETAFGHATLRHRPHGVAAVLGPFNFPGHLPNGHIVPALLAGDTVVFKPSEETPHAGQLIAECLEEAHLPSGVFNLVQGGRDVGAALLDQPIDALMFTGSGAAGAHFRRKFADDPHVILALELGGNNPLVVWDAADAEAVAGIVVQSAFVTTGQRCSCARRLIVPEGAAGDAIVEAVNSLVDRLIFAPWDSTPEPYGGPLISQRAAEQALAALQQRIDIGARVIRASGPVDNLPGAFVQPAILDVTGIDVPDEEMFAPFLSVTRVPTFEAAIAAANATRYGLSAGLVSDDPKNWDHFIRRIRAGVVNFNRPTTGAAGDMPFGGLGASGNHRPSAYYAADYCAYPVASFEAGAVKNTESEIKGLRQ; via the coding sequence ATGACCGACGGCAAACTCTATATCGACGGCCGCTGGACCGAGGGCGCGGGCGACGGCTTCGCCTCTTTCGATCCGGCGACCGAAGGCCGCGTCTGGCGCGGGAACGAGGCCTCGACCGCCCAGGTCGGCACCGCTGTCGAGGCCGCCCGCGCCGCCTTCCCCGACTGGGCCGACCGCCCCCGCGCCGACCGCATCGACGCGATGAAACGCTATCAGGCCGCCCTGAAGGCCCGCGCCCCCGCCTTCGCCGAAGCCATCTCCAGAGAGACCGGCAAGGCCCTGTGGGAGACCACGGCGGAACTGGGATCCATGGCCGGAAAGGTCGACCTGTCCATCCGCGCCTATGACGAGCGCACCGGCGAGCGCACGGCCGAGACCGCCTTCGGCCACGCCACCTTGCGCCACCGTCCGCACGGCGTGGCGGCGGTGCTGGGTCCGTTCAACTTCCCCGGCCACCTGCCCAACGGCCACATCGTCCCTGCCCTGCTGGCCGGCGACACCGTGGTGTTCAAGCCGTCGGAGGAGACCCCTCACGCCGGTCAGCTGATCGCCGAATGCCTTGAGGAAGCCCACCTGCCCTCGGGCGTGTTCAACCTCGTTCAGGGCGGCCGCGACGTCGGCGCCGCCCTGCTGGACCAGCCCATCGACGCCCTGATGTTCACCGGCTCCGGTGCGGCCGGGGCCCATTTCCGGCGCAAGTTCGCCGACGATCCGCACGTCATCCTGGCGCTGGAGCTGGGCGGCAACAATCCGCTGGTGGTCTGGGACGCCGCGGATGCCGAAGCCGTCGCAGGCATCGTCGTCCAGTCCGCCTTCGTCACCACCGGCCAGCGCTGCAGTTGCGCCCGCCGCCTGATCGTGCCCGAGGGGGCGGCGGGCGACGCCATCGTCGAAGCGGTCAACAGCCTCGTCGACCGGTTGATTTTCGCCCCCTGGGACTCGACGCCAGAACCCTATGGCGGGCCCCTGATCTCGCAGCGCGCGGCGGAACAGGCGCTGGCCGCCCTGCAGCAGCGGATCGACATCGGCGCCAGGGTGATCCGCGCCTCCGGGCCCGTCGACAACCTGCCGGGAGCCTTCGTGCAGCCCGCGATCCTCGACGTCACCGGCATCGACGTCCCGGACGAGGAGATGTTCGCCCCCTTCCTGTCCGTCACCCGCGTCCCGACCTTCGAGGCCGCCATCGCCGCCGCCAATGCCACCCGCTATGGCCTGTCCGCCGGCCTGGTCAGCGACGATCCGAAGAACTGGGACCATTTCATCCGCCGCATCCGCGCGGGCGTCGTCAACTTCAACCGCCCCACCACCGGCGCCGCCGGCGACATGCCCTTCGGTGGCCTCGGCGCCAGCGGCAACCACCGCCCGTCGGCCTACTACGCCGCCGACTACTGCGCCTATCCGGTCGCCAGCTTCGAGGCCGGGGCGGTGAAGAACACTGAAAGCGAGATCAAGGGGTTGCGACAATGA
- the astB gene encoding N-succinylarginine dihydrolase produces the protein MKALEANADGLIGPTHSYAGLSPGNLASSLNKGEASNPRAAVLQGLDKMKRLADLGLPQFVLPPHERPDIPFLRSLGFTGPDARVLEKAWQEAPAFAAAACSASPMWAANAATVTPSADAADGRVHFTPANLHTNLHRSLEHAQTKRSLDALFPDPTRFAVHDALPAVAHLADEGAANHVRLCAEHGSPGVNLLVWGRDAHQAWDGPFPARQTRQASEAIVRRHGASGAVLAQQSRAAIAGGTFHNDVVCVGALDTLFHHDLAFEDTAATHAAIRAAAQGFEPIFVEVASADLPLADAISSYLFNSMLVQIPGKDRLTLICPTETRDNPRAHAVAQGLTASNGPIGRVEYVDVRQSMRNGGGPACLRLRVVLTEAELAATNPAMRLTDALHAGLSEWANRHYRDTLAPADLADPALIAETRGALDELTGLLKLGSGFYPFQRL, from the coding sequence GTGAAAGCCCTCGAAGCCAATGCCGATGGCCTGATCGGCCCGACCCATTCCTATGCCGGTCTGAGCCCCGGCAACCTCGCCTCCAGCCTGAACAAGGGCGAGGCGTCGAACCCCCGCGCGGCCGTTCTGCAGGGGCTCGACAAGATGAAGCGGCTCGCCGACCTCGGCCTGCCCCAATTCGTCCTGCCCCCGCACGAACGGCCCGACATCCCCTTCCTGCGCAGCCTCGGCTTCACCGGCCCGGACGCCCGGGTGCTGGAGAAGGCCTGGCAGGAGGCCCCGGCCTTCGCCGCCGCCGCCTGTTCCGCCAGCCCCATGTGGGCCGCCAATGCCGCCACCGTGACGCCCAGCGCCGACGCCGCCGACGGCCGCGTCCACTTCACTCCCGCCAACCTGCACACCAACCTGCATCGGTCGCTGGAGCACGCCCAGACGAAACGATCACTGGACGCCCTGTTTCCCGACCCCACCCGCTTTGCCGTCCACGATGCCCTGCCCGCCGTCGCCCATCTGGCCGATGAAGGCGCCGCCAACCATGTCCGCCTGTGCGCCGAGCATGGGTCGCCCGGGGTCAACCTGCTGGTCTGGGGCCGCGACGCGCATCAGGCCTGGGACGGCCCCTTCCCCGCCCGCCAGACGCGTCAGGCCTCCGAGGCCATCGTCCGCCGCCACGGTGCCAGCGGAGCAGTGCTGGCCCAGCAGTCCCGCGCCGCTATCGCGGGGGGCACCTTCCACAACGACGTGGTCTGCGTTGGCGCCCTCGACACCCTGTTCCACCACGACCTTGCCTTCGAGGACACCGCTGCCACCCACGCCGCCATCCGCGCGGCCGCGCAGGGCTTCGAGCCGATCTTCGTGGAGGTCGCCTCCGCCGACCTGCCGCTGGCCGACGCCATCTCCAGCTATCTGTTCAACTCCATGCTGGTGCAGATCCCGGGCAAGGATCGCCTGACCCTGATCTGCCCGACCGAGACCCGCGACAACCCCCGCGCCCACGCCGTTGCCCAAGGCCTGACCGCCTCCAACGGCCCCATCGGCCGGGTCGAATACGTCGATGTGCGCCAGTCGATGCGGAACGGCGGCGGCCCGGCCTGCCTGCGCCTGCGCGTCGTCCTGACCGAGGCCGAGCTGGCCGCCACCAACCCGGCCATGCGGCTGACCGACGCCCTGCACGCCGGCCTGTCGGAGTGGGCGAACCGCCATTACCGCGACACGCTGGCCCCCGCCGACCTCGCCGACCCGGCCCTGATCGCGGAAACCCGGGGCGCGCTGGACGAACTGACCGGACTGCTTAAGCTCGGGTCCGGATTCTATCCGTTCCAGCGCCTCTGA
- a CDS encoding Ppx/GppA phosphatase family protein: protein MPAPDGAPRRRDERSRVQRAWNGDASARDGPVYGALDLGTNNCRLLIARPARDGFRVVDSFSRIVRLGEGLSRTGRLDEAAMDRAYDALAQCADRVIRRGVDSSRLIAVATQACRQAENGAAFVERVRKGTGLKLRIIDPVEEARLSVEGCLNLFDPAAEAVLVIDVGGGSTELSWLRKSGSEMKTAAWLSVPLGVVTLAERHPEPEGSGQAWYEAMVADMSAALAADGFEDPEFRRLYEGGQGHLVGTSGAITSLAGVHLNLPRYQRDRVDGLWMTRADCDAAADRLKAMGPTGRAAESCIGPDRADLVLAGAAILDAVQRAWPSERVRVADRGLREGLLLQQMRLARRPVRRRRGRGRGRPQTAGAAGPET, encoded by the coding sequence ATGCCGGCACCCGACGGCGCGCCACGACGGCGCGACGAACGGTCCCGGGTCCAGCGGGCGTGGAACGGGGATGCGTCGGCTCGCGACGGCCCCGTCTATGGCGCGCTTGATCTGGGGACCAACAACTGCCGTCTGCTGATCGCGCGTCCGGCGCGGGACGGCTTTCGTGTGGTCGACAGCTTCAGCCGGATCGTGCGTCTGGGCGAGGGTCTGTCGCGCACCGGTCGCCTGGACGAGGCGGCCATGGATCGCGCCTATGACGCCCTGGCCCAGTGCGCCGACCGGGTGATCCGGCGCGGCGTCGACTCCAGCCGTCTGATCGCGGTCGCCACCCAGGCCTGTCGCCAGGCCGAGAACGGAGCCGCCTTCGTGGAGCGGGTGCGCAAGGGCACCGGGCTGAAGCTTCGCATCATCGATCCGGTCGAGGAGGCCCGCCTGTCGGTCGAAGGCTGTCTGAACCTGTTCGACCCGGCGGCGGAGGCCGTCCTGGTCATCGACGTCGGCGGCGGATCGACCGAACTGTCCTGGCTGCGCAAGTCGGGCAGCGAGATGAAGACGGCGGCCTGGCTGTCGGTGCCGCTGGGCGTCGTCACCCTGGCCGAGCGCCATCCCGAGCCTGAGGGGTCGGGTCAGGCCTGGTACGAGGCCATGGTGGCCGACATGTCCGCAGCCCTGGCCGCCGACGGATTCGAGGATCCGGAATTCCGGCGCCTGTATGAGGGCGGCCAAGGCCACCTCGTGGGGACCTCCGGCGCGATCACCTCCCTGGCGGGCGTGCACCTGAACCTGCCCCGCTATCAGCGCGACCGGGTCGATGGCCTGTGGATGACGCGGGCCGATTGCGACGCGGCGGCCGACCGGCTGAAGGCCATGGGGCCCACGGGTCGCGCCGCCGAGTCGTGCATCGGGCCAGACCGCGCCGACCTGGTGCTGGCGGGTGCCGCGATCCTGGATGCCGTCCAGCGCGCCTGGCCCAGCGAGCGTGTCCGCGTCGCCGATCGCGGCCTGCGCGAGGGCCTGCTGCTGCAGCAGATGCGTCTGGCCAGACGACCCGTACGGCGGCGGCGCGGACGCGGCCGGGGTCGGCCTCAGACGGCGGGCGCGGCCGGTCCCGAGACCTGA
- a CDS encoding peptidylprolyl isomerase produces the protein MIRPTVLALALLACAPIASAQDMGTTATDAPVAVATDWRTVPAENLLVIDTNRGRILVEMTPEIAPLHVERMRLLARRAFFDGIVFHRVIDGFMAQTGDPLGTGEGQSPYPDLKAEFTFRRGPDMPFALVAAPAGAALGFLNSLPVQTQPNALMATTADGKVHGWGTYCPGVAGMARDEANDSANSQFFLMRQPYPALDKRYSIWGRVVSGLDIVRAIKVGDGDNGMVTTDPDRMTRVRVASDLPVDQRPVVQVMATSSPAFLTLVESVRMVRGADFSICDVDLPVQVSGPAAPAV, from the coding sequence ATGATCCGACCGACCGTTCTGGCCCTGGCCCTGCTGGCCTGCGCCCCCATCGCTTCGGCGCAGGACATGGGGACGACGGCCACAGACGCACCCGTGGCCGTCGCCACCGACTGGCGCACCGTGCCGGCCGAAAACTTGCTGGTCATTGACACGAACAGGGGCCGGATTCTGGTCGAGATGACGCCGGAGATCGCGCCCCTCCATGTCGAGCGGATGCGGCTGCTGGCCCGGCGCGCCTTCTTCGACGGCATCGTCTTCCACCGCGTGATCGACGGCTTCATGGCCCAGACCGGCGATCCGCTCGGGACGGGAGAGGGCCAGAGCCCCTATCCCGACCTGAAGGCAGAGTTCACCTTCCGGCGCGGGCCGGACATGCCCTTCGCCCTGGTCGCAGCCCCGGCCGGCGCGGCGCTGGGATTTCTGAACAGCCTGCCGGTCCAGACCCAGCCCAACGCCCTGATGGCCACGACGGCGGATGGCAAGGTCCACGGCTGGGGCACCTATTGCCCGGGCGTGGCGGGCATGGCGCGCGACGAGGCGAACGACAGCGCCAACAGCCAGTTCTTCCTGATGCGCCAGCCCTATCCGGCTCTGGACAAGCGCTACTCCATCTGGGGTCGGGTGGTGTCCGGCCTGGACATCGTCAGGGCGATCAAGGTCGGCGACGGCGACAACGGCATGGTGACGACCGATCCCGACCGAATGACCCGTGTCCGGGTCGCCTCCGACCTGCCGGTCGACCAGCGGCCGGTGGTCCAGGTGATGGCGACGTCGTCGCCGGCCTTCCTCACCCTGGTCGAGAGCGTGCGGATGGTGCGGGGCGCGGATTTCTCGATCTGCGACGTCGACCTGCCGGTTCAGGTCTCGGGACCGGCCGCGCCCGCCGTCTGA